TGTGGGGCGAACAAACGCCCACTTTTAAGCGCGTGGAGGGTAAGCTTTTTGCGTTTCAAGACATTGGGTCATTCGAGATGCTTTCTGCCGCTATCCAAAGCAGTCCGCATATAGAGTTGTTCGCAAAACAAAGCCGTGTTCAAGCAGCGCAGCTTAGATTAGTGCAAGCCAATAATCGAGCTGACATTGAGTGGTCAGCGGGTGTTCGACGAATACAAGGTATTGATGAAATCGCTTTAATAGCCGGGATCAGCGTGCCACTGTTTCAACAAAAACGAAACCTAGGTGAATACGAGGCGCAAAAAGCTCGCCTTGATGCAATAGAATTCCAAAAACAGAGTAATGTGCGCAGTCTTTTACATTCAGTTAATCAGGCCTTAGGTGAGCACACTAGCGGATTATTAAAGGTTGACGCTATCCAACAAACTGTCATACCGCCTCTTACAGAAGCCTTGGATTTAGTCGAAAGCGCCTATTTAGATGGCCGGTTTAGCTATTTGGAATGGGTATCCACTCGACAAGAGTTCTTAAATACGCGCCTGACATTAATTGACGCGGCGTCTCAAGTGCACCTAAGCAAAACAGAAATTGAAACGCTTACCGGTCTCGCACTTAAGGCTCCACAAAGCAGCAATGCAAAAACTGATACTGCAAAGAGCAACGCTTCCAAAAAGCTAGCGCACAACATCACTATGCAGCAGCCATCAAACATTTCGATAAGAAGTAACGATCATGAATAAATTTACTCAATTAAAAACATTCACAATATTAAAAGTACTCGTTTTAAGCGTCACGCTAATGATGATACATGGGACGGTGAGCGCGGGAGACAAACACGCAGACGGTGATTCTCATGAGGATGATAAACACGCTGGTGAGCTCGTCACGATGAGCGACGAGACTGCTGTGCAAAATGGCATTACCACCACAAATGTCATTGCTGGCGACATTGCCCTCTCGACCACACTTTATGGCCGAATAAGTGCAGATCCTGCTTCTTTGAGTCATATCAGAGCGCGTTTTGACGGTGTGATCAAAGATGTCAAAGTTAATATTGGCGACACAGTTAAAAAAGGGGATGTTTTGGCGGTCGTAGAATCAAATGAGAGTTTAAAAAGCTACTCAATTACATCTCCATTTGATGGCAACGTAATAGCGCGGCATGCCAACAATGGTGAGTTATCAAACGGACAAGTACTATTTTCCTTAGCCAACTACAAGGATGTGTGGGCACAGTTAACCGTGTTCTCGCAGCACCTCGGCAAAATTAAGGTCGGACAAGCTGTTGAATTAAGGCATGCAAACTTTGAGCAGCTATCTGAAATTGCCTACCTCACGCCATCTGCCGATAGTAGTCCGCATTCGCTTGCCAATGTCCCTGTTGACAATAGCAGTGGCTATTGGCCATTAGGCACCTTGGTAAA
The nucleotide sequence above comes from Alteromonas naphthalenivorans. Encoded proteins:
- a CDS encoding TolC family protein — protein: MKMFHIFMHARAMAFACMLGLTLSPITAQAVQTNRYLDEGVQAPVRETLSLEDAIRLTLANNPSLYEFEFRQRVIDGESKTAALKPALNAGIELENFMGTGEVSGIKELEVSLTLSSVLQLNDKPSARLDVLSERKIQQEVEKKIRTLDVLGELNRRYIEALVLQATLGVQNDAETLALYTYNAVSKRVDAGASPLLEQKRAQAALAQAKLDVKLAQEGLQFALRSLAIMWGEQTPTFKRVEGKLFAFQDIGSFEMLSAAIQSSPHIELFAKQSRVQAAQLRLVQANNRADIEWSAGVRRIQGIDEIALIAGISVPLFQQKRNLGEYEAQKARLDAIEFQKQSNVRSLLHSVNQALGEHTSGLLKVDAIQQTVIPPLTEALDLVESAYLDGRFSYLEWVSTRQEFLNTRLTLIDAASQVHLSKTEIETLTGLALKAPQSSNAKTDTAKSNASKKLAHNITMQQPSNISIRSNDHE
- a CDS encoding efflux RND transporter periplasmic adaptor subunit, with product MNKFTQLKTFTILKVLVLSVTLMMIHGTVSAGDKHADGDSHEDDKHAGELVTMSDETAVQNGITTTNVIAGDIALSTTLYGRISADPASLSHIRARFDGVIKDVKVNIGDTVKKGDVLAVVESNESLKSYSITSPFDGNVIARHANNGELSNGQVLFSLANYKDVWAQLTVFSQHLGKIKVGQAVELRHANFEQLSEIAYLTPSADSSPHSLANVPVDNSSGYWPLGTLVKAQVTTTTKAVSHMVPVTAIQEYEDKQVVFVNHDNEYKPRPVQLGVTDGRYIEVISGIEIGERVVATNSYLIKADLEKSEAGHDH